The Thermosynechococcus sp. genome has a segment encoding these proteins:
- a CDS encoding 4'-phosphopantetheinyl transferase superfamily protein, which yields MPRAAGGKPYLNALEFNWSHSGQLAVLAVSGRAAVGVDVEILRLCPQRAAISRRFFGAALQQKILEGGDRAFLRAWTYYEAWLKAQGIGVWQRTAAQPLGHWVASFSVGDRAIASVVVLTPTPPQCFFFRPEAMD from the coding sequence TTGCCGCGTGCTGCCGGGGGTAAGCCCTATCTGAATGCGTTGGAGTTTAACTGGAGCCATAGTGGCCAGTTGGCGGTGTTGGCTGTGAGTGGGAGGGCTGCTGTAGGGGTAGATGTTGAAATCTTGCGCCTCTGTCCTCAACGTGCAGCTATTAGTCGGCGGTTTTTTGGGGCTGCGCTGCAACAAAAGATCTTAGAAGGGGGCGATCGCGCGTTTCTCCGGGCTTGGACTTACTATGAAGCGTGGCTCAAGGCTCAGGGGATAGGGGTATGGCAGCGGACAGCGGCTCAGCCTTTAGGGCATTGGGTAGCCAGTTTCTCTGTGGGCGATCGCGCCATCGCCAGTGTTGTTGTGCTAACGCCAACGCCGCCCCAGTGTTTCTTTTTTCGGCCAGAAGCGATGGATTGA